The sequence AGTACACGGACCGCCGCCATGCCGATATGCGGTTCGTAGTACCGCACCGAGCAATCATCCCACAGCAAGACGCGTCCGCGCGGTCCACGGCCGTTTGATGTCCGTTTCGCGAACCAATGGTCGAAGCGTTCGCGGGCGTATCGCGGCAAGGGCCGTTTCGACGCGAGGCCCACGATCTTTTCGAGAAGCAGACGGGAGGCGTTCGTCTGCAGGATTGCATTGGCCAGCCCCGGCATAAGGCAACCCATCTTGCCCAATAAATCGAAACGGCTGACCATGCGTTCGAGCAGGCGCACGCCGTGCCGGCGTTGCCGCGCATACAACAACTCCGCTTTCAACAGCGCGAGATCAACATTCGACGGGCATTCCTTCTTGCACGCCTTGCACGACAGGCAGTTGCCCAGCGCCGCTTCGAGTTCTTCGCACGCGAGCGGGTCGGACGACGGAATGCGTCCGTCGAGCACGGCGCGAATGATGTTCGCTCGGCCCCGCGTGCACATGATCTCGTCGCCCGTCGCCGAAAAGGTCGGGCACATCGTCGGTGAATCCTTGCGGCAATCCCCGCAGCCGTTGCACTGTTCAAGATTCCCCACAAAGGACTCGTCCTTCGCGGCAAACGCCAGCACGGGCGCAAACGGGGTTGGAATCCGGTAGCCATCGCCCCAGCGCAACGGCGCATCTATTCGCGCGCCGTCCGGAAAGACCTTGCCCGGGTTCATGAGTCCCTTCGGATCGAACACGGCCTTGATGGCCCGCATCGCATCAATGAGTTCCCGTCCGAGGTGTTCTTCCATGAACTCGGCGCGCGCAATGCCGACGCCGTGCTCGCCCGTCAGCGACCCCGCGAATTCCTTTGTCACGGACGAAATGCGCTCGGCAAGCCGGCGATAGCGCGCGATGCTGTCGGCTTTATGAAGATCGACGACAGGCCGAATATGCAGCAACCCCGACGCCGCATGGCCGTAGAACGACATCTCAAGGCCGAGCGGCTCCGCCGCGGCTTTCGCCGCCGCGACGTATTCGGGCAGCCGTTCGGGGCGCACGGCGACGTCCTCGACGCCCGCGATGGGTTTCGCGGGCCCCTTGCAACCGCTGAGAAGCGAAAGCCCCCGCTTGCGCAGACCCCAGACTTGCAGCATGTGCGCGGGTTCGGTGCAGGCCGTGAAACGCAGGCCGAGTTTGCGCTTCGCAAGCGCATCGAGCCGCGCGTCCACATCATCATAGAATTCGACGATGAGAAACGCGCCGCAGGGTTTTGTGTCGAGTTCGAGCAGTTCCCGCGCGGTCTTGAATTCGAGTTGGTCGCGTGTTTGATCGAACAAGACTTGATCCACATGCTCGATGGCGGCGGGTTTGAGATCGAGAATGGCCACCGTCGCCTGCATCGCCTCCTCGACCGTTCCGAAAAAGACCAAGCCGAGTCCCTTGCGCTTCGGCGGCGTCACGAGTCGCAGCGTCGCCGACCACACGGCGGCCAGCGTACCCTCGCTTCCGATCACAACGCGAGACAGGTCGCCTGGCGCGCGCAGGCAATCATCCAGCGCATACGCGGGCCAGCGCTTGACCAGCGTATCCGGGAAACGCTCGCGAATCGTGTCTGCATGCCGGGCGACAATTGCGTCCACTTCTTCCCGCAGCAGCGGCAGCGAATCCCGTTTGGCGCCGACGGTCGCGATCGTGCCATCGGCAAGGATAACCTCGACCGACTCGACATGATCGATTGTGGTGCCATAGATTGGCGCGCGCGCGCCGGAAGAATTGTTCGCGATCATGCCGCCGAGTGTCGCGCGCGAACTTGTCGCCACGTCCGGACCGAAACAGAGCCCGTGCGGCCGTAGGAATTCGTTCAATTGATCAAGCACGACGCCCGCGCCCACACGGACGGTGCGTCGTTCAACATCGAGGTCGGCAATAAACCGTGTATGCCGCGCCAGTTCGAGTATGAGGCCATCGCCGATGGCGCCGCCCGCAAGCCCCGTCCCCGCGCCGCGCGGCGTGACGGGAATGCCCGCCTCCACGGCCGCTCGAAGGACCGACGACGCCTGTTCCGCCGTGCGCGGAAACGCCACCGCAAACGGTTCGATCTGGTAGATAGAAGCATCGGTCGCATAGAGTTGTCGCGCGAGGGAATCAAACCGGACCTCGCAATCCGTGTCATTGGCGAAAAGCGTTGAATATTTCTTGAACGTCATCTCTTCAGGACCTGCTGTTGCCGCATTCCGGCTTCACGCCCGTCATCGCCATTGAAGAACAGGCAACCTACGCCGAAAGCCGCCGAGGTCGAATCATAGTCGGTTTCATACGGCATCCTCAATGCGCCCCCTTAATAATCCCTTTTTCTTCCCGCCCCTTTTTCCCCACACGCACACGCCGCCACAAGGGCACGGCCCTTTTCATTTGACCTTGGGCAGGCCCAGCGAGTAGGGTAGCCGGACAACCAAATGGATCGCGGACGCAAAATGCCATGACCGATCTGGCCGAACCCGAATACAACACCCGGAACCTCTTACAAGCGCGAACGAGCGCGTGGCGGATTTACCGCCGCCTGCTCGGTTACGCCTGGAAGTACAAATTCCGGCTGTTGCTGTCGCTGTTTTTCGCAATGGTCGTGGCCTCGCTGTTCAGTTCGATGATCCTGACCATCGGCGGCGTCATCAAACTGCTGTATGTGGACGAAGCCACGTTGGCCCCGCAAATAGACGCGGCGGTCGCACGCGCCGAGGAAATGGCGGGCGTCGTTCAGCGCGTGACGGGATGGCGCCCGGACAATGTGGAACCGCGCCTGCGAAACCTCTTCACCATGCTTCGGGCCAATCGCCCCACCGCGCTTTCCTATCTCGCGCTGGCGTTGGTGCTGATCTCCTTTTCGACGGGATTTGCTCGGTTCCTTCAGGAATATTTCGCGGGCGCCATCGGCGTGAACGTTTCGATCACCTTGGGCCAAGAAATGTATGAAAACACGATCGGACTTTCGATGCCGTTTTTCGAGCGCCGGACCACGGGCGAAATCCTCGCGCGGTTCACAAACGACATTTTCATGGTCAATCGCGGCCTTACGATGGTCTGCATTCGCCTGTTTCGCGAACCGGTGAAAATCCTGTTTTGCCTTTTCCTGGCCTTGAGCGTGAACTGGCGCCTGACGCTGACGGTCCTGCTCGTTCTGCCCGCCATCGGCTATGTGATCTATGCCATCGGGCGGAAGGTCAAAAAGAGCGTACAAAATTCGTTGCAGCGCATCGCGTCCATGTCGGGCATGGTGGCCGAAACCGTCGGCGGCATCGCCATCGTGAAGGCCTATTGCATGGAAGCCTACGAGGCCCGGCGCGTCCATGAGGAACTGCAACGGATCCGGCGTTACATGACCCGCATGGTCAAGGCGGACGCCGCCATCGATCCCGCCGCCGAATTTCTCATGATGGTCGGGCTTGCCCTCTTCATCCTGATGGCCAACAACGCCTTCGAGTCGGGCCAGATTGACGGCGGCGGATTGGTTATCCTGTTCGGCGCGCTGGCGGCGATGATGGATCCCCTCCGGAAACTTTCCGGCGTGAACAACATGATTCAGACCAGCGTGGCAAGCGCCGAGCGCGTGTTCGAATTCATTGACATGAAACCGGACATCATCGAGGCGCCCAATGCGCCCGCGCTGCCGCCGCTGCGCGAATCCATCCGTTTTGACGACGTCCATTTCTCCTACGACGGC comes from Candidatus Hydrogenedentota bacterium and encodes:
- a CDS encoding FAD-linked oxidase C-terminal domain-containing protein, whose translation is MTFKKYSTLFANDTDCEVRFDSLARQLYATDASIYQIEPFAVAFPRTAEQASSVLRAAVEAGIPVTPRGAGTGLAGGAIGDGLILELARHTRFIADLDVERRTVRVGAGVVLDQLNEFLRPHGLCFGPDVATSSRATLGGMIANNSSGARAPIYGTTIDHVESVEVILADGTIATVGAKRDSLPLLREEVDAIVARHADTIRERFPDTLVKRWPAYALDDCLRAPGDLSRVVIGSEGTLAAVWSATLRLVTPPKRKGLGLVFFGTVEEAMQATVAILDLKPAAIEHVDQVLFDQTRDQLEFKTARELLELDTKPCGAFLIVEFYDDVDARLDALAKRKLGLRFTACTEPAHMLQVWGLRKRGLSLLSGCKGPAKPIAGVEDVAVRPERLPEYVAAAKAAAEPLGLEMSFYGHAASGLLHIRPVVDLHKADSIARYRRLAERISSVTKEFAGSLTGEHGVGIARAEFMEEHLGRELIDAMRAIKAVFDPKGLMNPGKVFPDGARIDAPLRWGDGYRIPTPFAPVLAFAAKDESFVGNLEQCNGCGDCRKDSPTMCPTFSATGDEIMCTRGRANIIRAVLDGRIPSSDPLACEELEAALGNCLSCKACKKECPSNVDLALLKAELLYARQRRHGVRLLERMVSRFDLLGKMGCLMPGLANAILQTNASRLLLEKIVGLASKRPLPRYARERFDHWFAKRTSNGRGPRGRVLLWDDCSVRYYEPHIGMAAVRVLEAAGYEAVLPKDTACCGRPAFSVGRLDVAKRFGERNIARLRGGDTPIVFLEPSCYSMFRGDYRELGIAGADDVARRCFLFEAFVEDLLAREPDAIAFRSESCRVAIHAHCHAKALTDVNVMTALAGRLPGRQAKLMDTGCCGMAGSFGALRSKYDLSLQVAAPLIQQIAALEPGTRLVASGTSCRQQIAHLSDVRPLHIAELLAAALP
- a CDS encoding ABC transporter ATP-binding protein, which gives rise to MTDLAEPEYNTRNLLQARTSAWRIYRRLLGYAWKYKFRLLLSLFFAMVVASLFSSMILTIGGVIKLLYVDEATLAPQIDAAVARAEEMAGVVQRVTGWRPDNVEPRLRNLFTMLRANRPTALSYLALALVLISFSTGFARFLQEYFAGAIGVNVSITLGQEMYENTIGLSMPFFERRTTGEILARFTNDIFMVNRGLTMVCIRLFREPVKILFCLFLALSVNWRLTLTVLLVLPAIGYVIYAIGRKVKKSVQNSLQRIASMSGMVAETVGGIAIVKAYCMEAYEARRVHEELQRIRRYMTRMVKADAAIDPAAEFLMMVGLALFILMANNAFESGQIDGGGLVILFGALAAMMDPLRKLSGVNNMIQTSVASAERVFEFIDMKPDIIEAPNAPALPPLRESIRFDDVHFSYDGVTPVLKGISFEIRKGEMAALVGFSGSGKTTIAKLIPRFYDPQRGVIRIDGADIREVSFKSLRAQIGVVTQDTVLFNDTVRANIAYGSENYPDERIRQAAKAAHAAEFIEKLPQGYDTPIGESGGTLSGGQRQRIAIARAVIKDPAILILDEATSSLDSESERAIQAAIEEFVVGRTTLVIAHRLSTVQRADRILVIDGGELVEQGRHDELIARGGLYRRLYDVQFAGEGKARRES